The Plasmodium chabaudi chabaudi strain AS genome assembly, chromosome: 4 nucleotide sequence tagttTGTCTTTTTACGAGCAAAGTATTTTTTGTGCTTTTTTGGGTACTGTTACTTGAGGGTACTGTACGAATATCcttgttattatttactcTTTCtctatttaaaatgttGGTCTTTGccatattattactattaatAGTATTGCTTTTGCtattattatctatatttGATTCCTTTATGCCTGTCATATTTTCACGAACAACTTCACTACCAACATTTCGCTTGTATAATGGAACCTCCTTTTTCTCTCCCACTTTGCTATTAATAGAATTTTCCTCCTGTAATCCATTTTTagaaacatttttattattgggTAAGaacatttttgttttacttttttcaaaatttagaTTGTTACGATTTTGAAACgttttttgaataaatgtatttttattcccaTCTACATTCTCGTtaggatttttttttttcatcctTTCCAAgaatgaattattatatgttttattatattctattttttgttttttttttactttttcgTTATTATCTTCTAATTCTTTATTCTCATTTGCACtatgtttataattattatttactgTATTATCTATAGTCTTTTTCTTGGCCTGAATATTACTTAAAtttgtatgcatattagAACTAGAAATTTTCTgaatactattttttgttattccATTATTTCGTGATATCttactatttattttatccaAATTTGTATTAACTCTGCTAAATCCAAATACTTTATGACGATCtaaattttcctttttatttgtttctttGAAACTATTCTTTATTCCTGTctttatgttattttttaaataattagcACTAGACacacatttattattagagGACAATGTATGAGTGGAAAATAATCTTTTACTTATtgattcattatatttgtttttttttattaaattatttttacccTCGCTTCCTttcttatttaataaattttcaccatcttcatcatttttattttgaccTTTATTCAAAGCATGATTTGTGTTATCTACtaatttatgtttatatgtATTCATAATATCGTTCGAaacttcatttttttttagccCATCGCTTTGATTTTTACCATTGTTAGAAGATAAATCATGTTCCCAATTATCCTTTTTCGCATCTTCATTGTCATTATTATccttataaataatatttgacTCCTCTTGAGATAGGctaattgtatttttagtATCTATAGGTTTAGAAACatctatttttaaatcatttaaaaCACCATCATTAGATTCGATTTCACTTCCATCTTtcacattattatataataattttctattttcatgattaatattattctctttatttaaaatagtaCGTGTACCATATTGTTCTTCACTTTTATCTTCGTAATATTgatgatttttatttgtgtcTATCAATTTATTATCGTACATAAAATTACGCCgaacaaaattatcattattatttatcttTTCTTCTTCTATTTTGCATGAACGAGGTATAACATTTTCATCAGCTTCCAAATAAGAGTTTTCAGAATtgtttacttttttataataataattacaaTTTTCATTCGTATTATATGAATGAGGATTATGAGTTTTTGTACTATCGTTACTACTTTGGTTTATAATGCTATACAAGCTTTTTTCCGATTCAGATATATTATGGACCCTGCTTTGTGtcttttccatattttttacattcattatatcattttgtaaattcttaatttttgaaatatctTCAGGCATATCCttaatgtgcatatattttatattcatacgtgaatcatttatatctgtttttttataagtgttataataataatcttTATTAAGAGAATGGTTTActcgttttttttcataagtTTCTTCTTCCAtttctctttttcttttataaaaggAATCTAAACTATTATTAGGctctttaaattttttcatagtTTTACAATTATAAGAATAGTATTCATTATTGGTGATGTTATTGTCTTTTTCAATATCATTACGATTGCCGTtccaattattattatctcttaatatattttgatctGCATATCCTGatgtgtgcatattttttattaatttatcatcactgtttttaaaataaagatattcattattgtttatattagCATTTTTCCTATTGTTTACAGTATCATTATCTTTACCCTTAATAATGTTAGTAGTATAATTATCTTCCCTCATATTTGGATTCCGAATTACATAATTCTCATTTTCACTTTTTGAAAAGAATCgttgattattatttttaatatttactaGATTAGTTGATTTATTTcctgatatatttatttctccTCCGACACTTTTATTAATGTGGtgtccatttttattatacatgTTATTAGAATCACCTATTTGATCATGATAAAATCTTTCTacattgttatttttttttatatttgtattaaattttaatatgtcATCATTGACTAAATTGCttgtatttttgtttaatacatttttttctttcaaataattgtgactttttatgttttcattcatatttatacaatttaaaaCATGAAATCTTCGTTTGTTAATCGAAATATAAATCTCTGCTTT carries:
- a CDS encoding aurora-related kinase 2, putative, translating into MNENIKSHNYLKEKNVLNKNTSNLVNDDILKFNTNIKKNNNVERFYHDQIGDSNNMYNKNGHHINKSVGGEINISGNKSTNLVNIKNNNQRFFSKSENENYVIRNPNMREDNYTTNIIKGKDNDTVNNRKNANINNNEYLYFKNSDDKLIKNMHTSGYADQNILRDNNNWNGNRNDIEKDNNITNNEYYSYNCKTMKKFKEPNNSLDSFYKRKREMEEETYEKKRVNHSLNKDYYYNTYKKTDINDSRMNIKYMHIKDMPEDISKIKNLQNDIMNVKNMEKTQSRVHNISESEKSLYSIINQSSNDSTKTHNPHSYNTNENCNYYYKKVNNSENSYLEADENVIPRSCKIEEEKINNNDNFVRRNFMYDNKLIDTNKNHQYYEDKSEEQYGTRTILNKENNINHENRKLLYNNVKDGSEIESNDGVLNDLKIDVSKPIDTKNTISLSQEESNIIYKDNNDNEDAKKDNWEHDLSSNNGKNQSDGLKKNEVSNDIMNTYKHKLVDNTNHALNKGQNKNDEDGENLLNKKGSEGKNNLIKKNKYNESISKRLFSTHTLSSNNKCVSSANYLKNNIKTGIKNSFKETNKKENLDRHKVFGFSRVNTNLDKINSKISRNNGITKNSIQKISSSNMHTNLSNIQAKKKTIDNTVNNNYKHSANENKELEDNNEKVKKKQKIEYNKTYNNSFLERMKKKNPNENVDGNKNTFIQKTFQNRNNLNFEKSKTKMFLPNNKNVSKNGLQEENSINSKVGEKKEVPLYKRNVGSEVVRENMTGIKESNIDNNSKSNTINSNNMAKTNILNRERVNNNKDIRTVPSSNSTQKSTKNTLLVKRQTNNNYMNYGSKAKEVEDNKLKMKSLVNNKYVSKWNSNKTSSSSNVTNNVMDKKNNMVIKKDEVNKKKREMFNQVAKINTNINPVVENKQINPQTKNQYNKIINKDQNSIKSSNNYNNKKCTPNNNINQNPNNTRKPNENNANRTCNKKKNNNNNSNNNKDIISKEMEKYKYLMKKNKIKSNSIPPGNQKEVEKNANKYDCRNNYRSRDDYGCDNKYGRLSKNGQFHYDNMLFLKDKKGHCESDSEYPYTVQEAPNQSCYINNNTNNNDSKNDESLEYLKDKDEKGSKNINTSNSLNNGEEQKELSYFEWLAKEQERKENEMDKKKKVNKQEKLHCEQTESERNDAANYDKMGDNENEEAYEEEDSEDDEESDTNAMLQPLLAFNLKQNERSYEQNDFVVDKHPIGNGRTGLVFKAIIRKENLQVALKVMAKDTILSLKIERQVLKEIIIQSSLKHINILDLIAYFEDKTRLFLVLEIANGGSIRNKMKLKHDTFKEEQVALYVYQIADALSYLHNFNIIHRDLKPDNILIHYSDSDVYSDEHASKIYKYGIIKIADFGFSCQLKNKRQKRSTFCGTVDYMPPEIINQIPYDCNADLWCLGIVIFELLVGFPPFTDNSQERVFEQIKEFDFHFPKTVSQMARELILRLCSRSSEERISAEEVKSHPWITQFL